A genomic region of Herbaspirillum sp. DW155 contains the following coding sequences:
- a CDS encoding EAL domain-containing protein → MKIPGPTRAAPGGGSACRRAPGPSRRWRGLLALLWMLLSCTVMMAAQAQASTPTPDKLLTVGVYQNPPKIFFNGDGTATGLHIDLIRLIAEREHWQLRFVPCEWQACLQQVESGQIDLLPDVAWSEQRAKVLQFPAVPALYSWSILYRNRAVAINSVFDLKNKKIGLLENSVQANYFRSLIDNSGIKVQLVPLQNIEAGFKRVSAGELDGIIASQQAGDMLADRYQLADTSIVFQPVKLFFVSSRQPPEVLAAIDRTLSQWQGDPGSIYFQILHKWGRGNTVIPGFVWWLLGGALVLLVCTLLIAAYLRREVARRTASLQQSELSLRVAAAAFHSSEAIWVMDASRKVLDANAAFVALTGYAQHELPAEGVPPCEHDAQSGDYRAALWEQVRRDGQWQGELRVRRKDGRSYWALLTLTAVADPQGQVTHYVGTQIDITSQKRLQEETRQLAFYDPLTGLPNRRMLLDKIAAVSALPDPAAALYFIDIDNFKDLNDALGHSMGDHLLRQITARLLTLAGPDGLVARLGGDEFVVLQEQPGTPADVGAQDAASGFAQRIVATMEQRFDLNGLSHFATCSVGVALMQGRGASVEDLLRQGDLAMYAAKQKGRNTYCLFDQEMEHALHFRTGLENDLRRAIGSHEFLLHYQPQRDQAGRLIGVEALARWNSPFRGSVSPALFIPVAEASGLILTLGQWVFQQACRQSVRWNRTGSRPPIVIAVNVSAVQVRQPDFVQAILATLQETGADPGHLKLELTESAMVDDVQATIDKMLELKHHGLALSLDDFGTGYSSLSLLKRLPIDQLKIDQSFVRELLFAPSDVAIAKSIITLADALGLEVIAEGVETREQQQFLASLGCTRYQGYLFGRPVPAEQFDGLD, encoded by the coding sequence ATGAAGATTCCAGGTCCCACTCGGGCTGCGCCAGGGGGTGGGTCGGCGTGCCGCCGTGCGCCCGGCCCGTCCCGGCGCTGGCGTGGCCTGCTGGCCCTGCTGTGGATGCTGCTCAGCTGCACTGTCATGATGGCGGCCCAGGCACAGGCTTCCACGCCGACGCCGGACAAGCTGCTCACGGTCGGCGTTTACCAGAACCCACCCAAGATCTTCTTTAATGGAGACGGCACAGCCACGGGACTGCACATCGATCTGATCCGCCTGATCGCCGAGCGTGAACACTGGCAGTTGCGCTTCGTCCCCTGCGAATGGCAGGCCTGCCTGCAGCAGGTCGAGAGTGGTCAGATCGACCTGCTGCCGGACGTCGCCTGGAGCGAGCAGCGTGCCAAGGTACTGCAGTTCCCGGCGGTGCCGGCGCTCTACAGCTGGTCCATTCTGTATCGCAACCGCGCCGTGGCGATCAATTCGGTCTTCGATCTCAAGAACAAGAAGATCGGCCTGCTGGAAAACTCGGTGCAGGCCAATTATTTCCGCAGCCTGATCGATAACTCCGGCATCAAGGTCCAACTGGTGCCGCTGCAAAATATCGAGGCCGGCTTCAAGCGGGTCTCCGCCGGGGAGCTCGACGGCATCATTGCCAGCCAGCAGGCCGGCGACATGCTGGCCGACCGCTACCAGCTTGCCGATACCTCCATCGTGTTCCAGCCGGTAAAGCTGTTCTTCGTCAGCAGCAGGCAGCCACCCGAGGTGCTGGCGGCGATTGACCGCACGCTTTCGCAATGGCAGGGCGATCCGGGGTCCATCTATTTCCAGATCTTGCACAAATGGGGGCGTGGCAATACGGTCATCCCCGGTTTCGTCTGGTGGCTGCTGGGCGGCGCCCTGGTGCTGCTGGTATGCACCCTGCTGATCGCCGCGTACCTGCGCCGCGAAGTGGCACGCCGCACCGCTTCCCTGCAGCAAAGCGAACTCTCGCTGCGCGTAGCCGCTGCAGCGTTTCATTCCTCCGAAGCGATCTGGGTGATGGATGCCAGCCGCAAGGTGCTCGATGCCAATGCCGCCTTCGTCGCACTGACCGGCTACGCGCAGCATGAGCTGCCGGCCGAAGGCGTGCCACCCTGCGAGCACGACGCGCAGAGCGGGGACTATCGCGCCGCGCTGTGGGAGCAGGTGCGCCGCGACGGTCAATGGCAGGGGGAACTGCGGGTACGCCGCAAGGACGGCCGGTCCTATTGGGCCTTGCTCACACTGACCGCCGTAGCCGATCCGCAAGGGCAGGTCACGCATTACGTCGGTACCCAGATCGACATCACCAGCCAGAAGCGCCTGCAGGAAGAAACCCGGCAACTGGCCTTCTACGATCCGCTCACCGGCCTGCCCAACCGGCGCATGCTGCTCGACAAGATCGCCGCTGTCAGCGCCCTGCCCGACCCGGCCGCCGCGCTCTACTTCATCGATATCGACAATTTCAAGGATCTCAACGATGCTCTGGGGCACTCCATGGGCGACCACCTGCTGCGCCAGATCACCGCGCGCCTGCTGACGCTGGCCGGGCCCGATGGCCTGGTGGCACGTCTGGGCGGCGATGAATTCGTCGTGCTGCAGGAGCAGCCCGGCACCCCGGCAGACGTTGGCGCACAAGACGCCGCCAGCGGCTTCGCCCAGCGCATCGTCGCCACCATGGAGCAACGCTTCGATCTGAACGGGCTCAGTCATTTCGCCACCTGTTCGGTGGGGGTGGCGCTCATGCAGGGCCGGGGGGCCAGCGTGGAAGACCTGCTGCGCCAGGGAGACCTGGCCATGTACGCGGCCAAGCAGAAGGGACGCAATACTTACTGCCTGTTCGATCAGGAGATGGAACACGCCCTGCATTTCCGTACCGGTCTGGAAAACGACCTGCGGCGCGCCATAGGCAGCCATGAGTTCCTGCTGCATTACCAGCCGCAACGTGACCAGGCCGGTCGCCTGATCGGTGTGGAAGCGCTGGCACGCTGGAACAGTCCTTTCCGTGGCAGCGTCTCCCCGGCCCTCTTCATTCCGGTGGCCGAGGCCTCGGGACTGATCCTGACGCTGGGCCAGTGGGTGTTCCAGCAGGCCTGCCGCCAGTCGGTGCGCTGGAACCGCACCGGCAGCCGCCCGCCCATCGTGATCGCCGTCAACGTCAGCGCAGTCCAGGTGCGCCAGCCCGATTTCGTCCAAGCCATCCTCGCCACCCTGCAGGAAACCGGCGCCGATCCCGGCCACCTCAAGCTGGAATTGACCGAATCGGCCATGGTCGATGATGTGCAGGCCACCATCGACAAGATGCTGGAGCTCAAGCATCACGGCCTGGCGCTGTCGCTGGATGATTTCGGTACGGGATATTCTTCGCTGTCGCTCTTGAAGCGACTGCCCATCGACCAGCTCAAGATCGATCAGTCCTTCGTGCGCGAACTCCTGTTTGCGCCCAGCGACGTGGCCATCGCCAAGAGCATCATCACCCTGGCCGATGCGCTGGGACTGGAAGTGATTGCCGAAGGCGTGGAAACCCGCGAGCAGCAGCAGTTCCTGGCCTCGCTGGGCTGTACGCGCTATCAGGGCTATCTGTTTGGCAGGCCGGTGCCGGCGGAGCAGTTTGACGGTCTGGATTGA
- a CDS encoding TonB-dependent siderophore receptor, translated as MTTRTLHQPSSQQSASRLPATPLSPPRLMVRALRLALLSLPATAPAWAQSSAADASLPQVTVRATQEEQATGPVHGFVAKRSATATKTDTPLTETPQSVSVVTADQIAAQQARTVSEALGYSSGIQVSTGAFAIVDTSSLLRGFSLNNGGSFYRDGMLTASNASYSRYAPEPYGLERIELLHGPASVMFGQNSPGGLINVVSKKPTTTPLHELQVQVGSFNRKQLAGDFGGALDDSGVWSYRFTGLARDAGTQVDGTVDRRLFLAPAITWRPSDRTEWTGRFEYQRSDGLANNALPASGTVTANPNGQIPTSTAVGRSADNNEHYENWSLGSQFSHQFNEVWSFRQNLRYTDYDGTRNSMRFAAFYPATQSATAALQRWRLGTKSDTFTTDNQLQADFGTGAIRHKVLMGVDFHHTAGTVRGYVSPNTLAGYVLSNIYTTSYGNLPAVAENYNLRTVDDQLGVYLQDQLKIAERWFVSAGIRHDRSQQTVSNAIARTETERSDRANTRNLGLVHELANGFSPYLSYTESFTPTTGTSFGGDMLKPERAKQYEAGIKYAPLNTNALFTVAVFDLRRQNVATADLAHAGYSVQTGAARSKGVELEGKVSLTDGLSLTSSYSYTNAKVTSNTATSSSSASNTEGKALPGASRHNAGVLADYAFQRGSLAGTHVSAGVRYIGRAYGNALNTFETPAVTLLDFGARFDLGRFNADWHNIELALKINNVTDRVYAFCSELCEYGARRTGLVQLSTRW; from the coding sequence ATGACGACAAGAACACTGCACCAGCCTTCATCGCAACAGTCCGCCTCCCGCCTGCCTGCCACCCCTCTATCGCCCCCGCGCCTGATGGTGCGCGCCCTGCGCCTGGCCCTGCTGAGCCTGCCGGCCACGGCACCGGCCTGGGCCCAGAGCAGCGCCGCCGATGCGTCCCTGCCCCAGGTCACCGTGCGCGCCACCCAGGAAGAGCAGGCCACCGGCCCCGTACACGGTTTCGTGGCCAAGCGCAGCGCCACCGCCACCAAGACCGATACGCCACTCACCGAGACCCCGCAATCGGTCTCGGTGGTCACCGCTGACCAGATCGCCGCCCAGCAGGCCCGTACCGTCTCCGAAGCGCTGGGCTACAGCAGCGGCATCCAGGTCTCCACCGGTGCCTTTGCCATCGTGGATACCTCGTCGCTGCTGCGCGGCTTTTCCCTCAACAACGGCGGCTCCTTCTATCGCGATGGCATGCTCACCGCCTCCAACGCCAGCTATAGCCGTTATGCCCCCGAGCCGTACGGACTGGAGCGCATCGAACTGCTGCACGGACCGGCCTCGGTGATGTTCGGACAGAACTCGCCAGGCGGCCTCATCAACGTGGTCTCCAAAAAACCGACCACCACGCCGCTGCACGAACTGCAAGTGCAAGTGGGCAGCTTCAACCGCAAGCAACTGGCGGGCGACTTCGGGGGCGCACTCGATGACAGCGGCGTCTGGTCCTATCGCTTCACCGGACTGGCGCGCGACGCCGGCACGCAAGTCGATGGCACGGTGGATCGCCGTCTGTTCCTGGCCCCGGCCATCACCTGGCGTCCGTCTGATCGCACCGAGTGGACCGGGCGCTTCGAATACCAGCGCAGCGACGGCCTGGCCAACAACGCCTTGCCTGCCAGCGGCACGGTGACCGCCAATCCCAACGGCCAGATTCCGACGAGCACTGCCGTGGGTCGCAGCGCCGACAACAACGAGCACTATGAGAACTGGTCGCTCGGTTCGCAGTTCTCGCACCAGTTCAACGAAGTGTGGAGCTTCCGCCAGAACCTGCGCTATACCGACTACGACGGTACCCGCAACAGCATGCGCTTCGCTGCCTTCTACCCGGCCACGCAATCGGCTACGGCAGCGCTGCAGCGCTGGCGCCTGGGCACCAAGTCCGACACCTTCACCACCGACAACCAGCTGCAGGCCGACTTCGGCACCGGCGCCATCCGGCACAAGGTGCTCATGGGCGTGGACTTCCACCACACCGCCGGCACCGTGCGTGGCTACGTCAGCCCCAACACCCTGGCCGGATATGTGCTCTCCAACATCTACACCACCAGCTACGGCAATCTGCCCGCAGTGGCCGAGAACTACAATCTGCGCACGGTGGATGACCAGCTGGGCGTCTATCTGCAGGACCAGCTGAAGATCGCCGAACGCTGGTTCGTCTCTGCCGGCATTCGCCACGACCGCTCGCAGCAGACCGTCAGCAACGCCATCGCGCGCACCGAGACCGAGCGCAGCGACCGCGCCAACACCCGCAACCTGGGTCTGGTGCATGAACTGGCCAATGGCTTCTCGCCCTACCTGAGCTATACAGAATCGTTTACCCCCACCACCGGCACCAGCTTCGGCGGCGACATGCTCAAACCGGAACGCGCCAAGCAATACGAGGCCGGCATCAAGTACGCCCCGCTCAACACCAACGCCCTCTTCACCGTGGCCGTCTTCGACCTGCGCCGCCAGAACGTGGCCACCGCCGACCTGGCCCACGCCGGCTATTCGGTGCAGACCGGCGCTGCGCGCTCCAAGGGGGTGGAGCTGGAAGGCAAGGTATCGCTCACCGATGGACTGAGCCTGACCTCGAGCTACAGCTACACCAATGCCAAGGTCACCAGCAATACCGCCACCAGTAGCAGCAGCGCCAGCAACACCGAGGGCAAGGCCTTGCCCGGCGCGTCCAGGCACAATGCGGGCGTGCTGGCGGACTATGCGTTCCAGCGCGGCAGCCTGGCGGGCACGCATGTCTCGGCCGGCGTGCGCTACATCGGCCGTGCCTACGGCAATGCGCTCAACACCTTCGAAACACCGGCCGTCACACTGCTGGACTTCGGTGCCCGCTTCGATCTGGGCCGCTTCAACGCCGACTGGCACAACATCGAGCTGGCGCTCAAGATCAACAACGTGACTGATCGCGTCTATGCCTTCTGCTCCGAACTCTGCGAGTACGGCGCGCGCCGCACCGGCCTCGTGCAGTTGAGCACACGATGGTAA
- a CDS encoding PepSY-associated TM helix domain-containing protein — MVSSLAAWLCRHAPRRAHLVLLHRWTGLAIALFLLVASLTGSLLAFEDELDVWLAPELLLAQPAPGQAATDMLDPYQLRARVARALAPRVQVNQLILHVQPGRTVRFLADPAIDPASGKPYRLGYDEIFVNPYDGRIQGVRDRDEISLRPSQLMPFLFKLHHSMALPRVPGALLMGIVATLWTLDCFVGMILTWPRARPFVAKWKPAWLIKWQAGFHRVNLDLHRACGLWLWLMLLLFAWSSVMFNLRDQIYLPVMSRLLPFDTSWRGTAPLVRPLPQAPLDWPQAHAMAREAMAGFARERGLVIDFEEKLSLDRRRGLYAYMVHSNADIRSDTGNTGLLIDAATGAVRGHWLPQGDRSGNTFSNWIGALHMGQVFGLPWRIFLAIMGGVVSLLSVTGIVLWWKKRAARQPRAIRTRTPVQGAGGKLPKHRGSGN, encoded by the coding sequence ATGGTAAGCAGCCTCGCCGCCTGGCTGTGCCGCCACGCGCCACGCCGTGCGCATCTGGTCCTGCTGCATCGCTGGACCGGGCTGGCCATCGCACTGTTCCTGCTGGTGGCCAGCCTGACCGGCAGCCTCTTGGCCTTCGAAGACGAACTGGATGTCTGGCTGGCGCCCGAACTGCTGCTGGCGCAACCGGCCCCAGGGCAGGCCGCCACCGACATGCTGGATCCCTACCAGTTGCGCGCGCGGGTGGCCCGGGCGCTGGCCCCGCGCGTGCAGGTCAACCAGCTGATCCTGCACGTGCAGCCGGGGCGTACGGTGCGCTTCCTGGCCGATCCGGCCATCGATCCGGCCAGCGGCAAGCCATATCGGCTGGGCTATGACGAAATCTTCGTCAATCCCTACGATGGTCGCATTCAGGGCGTGCGCGATCGCGACGAGATCAGCCTGCGCCCTTCCCAGCTGATGCCTTTCCTGTTCAAGCTGCATCATTCGATGGCACTGCCGCGCGTACCGGGGGCGCTGCTCATGGGCATCGTGGCCACGCTATGGACGCTGGACTGCTTCGTCGGGATGATCCTCACCTGGCCGCGTGCCCGGCCTTTCGTGGCGAAGTGGAAGCCGGCCTGGCTCATCAAGTGGCAGGCCGGCTTCCATCGCGTCAACCTCGACCTGCACCGGGCCTGCGGATTGTGGCTGTGGCTGATGCTGCTGCTCTTTGCCTGGTCCAGCGTGATGTTCAACCTGCGCGACCAGATCTACCTGCCGGTCATGTCGCGCTTGCTGCCCTTCGACACCAGCTGGCGCGGCACTGCCCCGCTGGTCCGTCCGCTGCCGCAAGCGCCGCTGGACTGGCCGCAGGCGCACGCCATGGCGCGTGAAGCCATGGCCGGCTTTGCACGCGAGCGCGGGCTGGTGATCGATTTCGAGGAAAAACTGAGTCTGGACCGCCGCCGTGGCTTGTATGCATACATGGTCCACAGCAATGCAGACATCCGCAGCGATACCGGCAATACCGGTCTGCTGATCGATGCGGCGACCGGCGCGGTGCGTGGTCACTGGCTGCCGCAGGGTGACCGCAGCGGCAACACCTTCAGCAACTGGATCGGCGCGCTGCACATGGGTCAGGTGTTCGGCCTGCCGTGGCGGATCTTCCTGGCCATCATGGGCGGGGTGGTGAGTCTGCTGAGCGTGACGGGCATCGTGCTCTGGTGGAAGAAACGCGCCGCCCGCCAGCCCCGTGCCATCAGGACGAGGACGCCGGTGCAAGGTGCTGGCGGCAAGCTGCCAAAGCATCGCGGATCAGGAAATTGA
- a CDS encoding RNA polymerase factor sigma-70 produces MSHANLSTGLQQHFIGQRQRLREAAQRILGCPHRADDVVQDAYLKLREVADPCGIHQPHAYLLRMVRNLAIDRHRRSSFENDVFTVEEAGQDMYAEAQGPEAIAIGRQTLALVSRALESLPARTQRAFELYRFGGLSQREIAAELGISATLVNFLIRDALAACRQHLAPASSS; encoded by the coding sequence ATGTCCCACGCCAACCTGTCCACCGGTCTGCAACAGCACTTCATCGGCCAGCGCCAGCGCCTGCGCGAGGCCGCCCAGCGCATCCTCGGCTGCCCGCACCGCGCCGACGACGTGGTGCAGGATGCCTACCTCAAGCTGCGTGAAGTGGCGGACCCTTGCGGCATCCACCAGCCCCACGCCTACCTGCTGCGCATGGTGCGCAATCTGGCCATCGACCGTCATCGCCGCAGCAGTTTCGAGAACGATGTCTTCACCGTCGAAGAAGCAGGCCAGGACATGTACGCCGAGGCCCAAGGCCCCGAGGCCATCGCCATCGGCCGCCAGACCCTGGCGCTGGTGAGCCGGGCGCTGGAGAGCCTGCCTGCCCGCACCCAGCGCGCCTTCGAGCTGTACCGGTTCGGCGGGCTGAGCCAGCGCGAGATTGCCGCCGAGCTGGGCATTTCGGCCACGCTGGTCAATTTCCTGATCCGCGATGCTTTGGCAGCTTGCCGCCAGCACCTTGCACCGGCGTCCTCGTCCTGA
- a CDS encoding TonB-dependent siderophore receptor, whose protein sequence is MPVLFSSLHADRMRRACLARWRLLLACALLVACAASWPQETGAPRRHYQISAGPLDESLNRFARLAGITLSYAPDMVQGRYAPALDGDLGVDEGLARLLAGSGLRAVRTAGGSYGLQWRAPASSGNDTVPEQAQRLRQVVIVGSPDGLPLNQGRMSEGGEGGYGAFSGRTATRTDTPLLEIPQSLSVVTREEMEARGAASVMDVLRYLPGANTQTHGVDPRGYDYFNLRGFINAQNTSDYLNGLRQVVVGFGMFRTEAYGLERVEVLRGAASASVGQGDPGGVVNRISKLAGADAANEIEVAAGTFEQRQMAADLSGQLDQEGQVQGRIVALARDSDTQFRYGNGRAVENDRLYLAPSLKLRLGADTSLILLADYLKDRNGSSRWTAVNADGSLSPTLVGDPGIDRQRVEQWSLGWQLAHRLDAHWQLQQDFRQAGLRSQYSVLNPVSLTGNVLTRAAALYDTQLQSTQLDTRLQGQFRQGASEHTVVLGLDLSRMHQDEQRYRGNAPSLDLTQPVYGLPIPMASQLVAQLQEDMQQSGLYAQDQIRQGALVWTLGSRYDRVTDTTRNITTAARTDTRTYAWSHRAGLSWKLSAALVPYLSVSTSFLPQAGQDAAGRPFAPSHGRQVEAGIKFQPQAGRVLYTAALYQISKDHVLSSDPDNANFSVDQSQVRSRGLELEARGALRPGLNLQAAYSYTQAINTAHADPTLVGKAPMLVPRQAASLWLDYTPGAPLPGLGMGAGVRYAGASYANAANTVRNAATVLLDAMLRLDQGHWRYALNVSNLTNRHTTSCLAEPTLTCFWGEQRMAVLSARYRW, encoded by the coding sequence ATGCCCGTCCTTTTTTCCTCGCTGCACGCTGACCGCATGCGCCGCGCCTGCCTTGCGCGGTGGCGCCTGCTGCTGGCCTGCGCCTTGCTGGTGGCCTGTGCAGCGTCGTGGCCGCAGGAGACGGGCGCGCCGCGCCGCCATTACCAGATCAGCGCCGGCCCCCTCGACGAGAGCCTGAACCGTTTTGCCAGACTGGCCGGCATTACGCTGTCCTATGCGCCAGACATGGTGCAGGGCCGCTACGCCCCGGCGCTGGACGGGGATCTCGGCGTGGACGAAGGCCTGGCCCGACTGCTGGCCGGCAGCGGCTTGCGGGCGGTCCGCACCGCGGGCGGCAGCTACGGTCTGCAATGGCGTGCGCCAGCCTCGTCGGGCAATGACACCGTGCCCGAGCAGGCCCAGCGCCTCAGGCAGGTCGTCATCGTCGGCAGCCCTGACGGCCTGCCGCTCAACCAGGGGCGCATGAGCGAGGGGGGCGAGGGCGGCTACGGCGCTTTCAGTGGCCGCACCGCTACCCGCACCGACACGCCGCTACTGGAGATTCCGCAATCGCTGTCGGTGGTCACCCGCGAAGAAATGGAGGCGCGCGGTGCGGCCAGCGTCATGGACGTACTGCGCTACCTGCCCGGTGCCAATACCCAGACCCACGGCGTGGACCCGCGCGGCTACGACTACTTCAATCTGCGCGGCTTCATCAATGCGCAGAACACCAGCGATTACCTCAATGGATTGCGTCAGGTGGTGGTGGGCTTCGGCATGTTCCGTACCGAAGCCTACGGCCTGGAGCGGGTGGAGGTCCTGCGCGGTGCGGCCTCGGCCAGTGTCGGGCAGGGCGATCCGGGCGGGGTGGTCAACCGCATCAGCAAGCTCGCCGGGGCGGACGCGGCCAATGAAATCGAGGTGGCCGCCGGCACCTTCGAGCAGCGCCAGATGGCCGCGGACCTCAGTGGCCAGCTCGACCAGGAAGGCCAGGTCCAGGGCCGCATCGTCGCCCTGGCGCGCGATAGCGATACCCAGTTCCGTTACGGCAACGGCCGTGCCGTGGAAAACGACCGCCTCTATCTCGCGCCTTCGCTCAAGCTGCGCCTGGGCGCTGATACCAGCCTCATCCTGCTGGCCGACTATCTCAAGGATCGCAACGGCAGCAGCCGCTGGACTGCCGTCAACGCCGACGGCAGTCTCTCGCCTACGCTGGTGGGCGATCCCGGCATCGACCGCCAGCGTGTCGAACAATGGTCGTTGGGCTGGCAGTTGGCGCATCGCCTGGATGCGCACTGGCAATTGCAGCAGGACTTCCGTCAGGCCGGCCTGCGCTCGCAGTATTCGGTCCTCAATCCGGTCAGCCTGACGGGCAACGTGCTCACCCGCGCGGCCGCCCTCTACGACACGCAGTTGCAAAGCACCCAGCTCGACACGCGCCTGCAAGGGCAGTTCCGGCAAGGTGCCAGCGAACATACGGTGGTGCTGGGCCTGGACCTGAGCCGCATGCATCAGGACGAGCAACGCTACCGTGGCAACGCGCCCAGCCTGGACCTGACGCAGCCGGTCTACGGCCTGCCGATCCCGATGGCGTCGCAACTGGTGGCGCAGTTGCAGGAAGACATGCAGCAGAGTGGCCTCTACGCGCAGGACCAGATCCGTCAAGGCGCGCTGGTCTGGACCTTGGGCAGCCGCTACGACCGCGTGACCGATACCACCCGCAACATCACCACCGCAGCGCGCACCGACACGCGCACCTATGCCTGGAGCCATCGCGCCGGGCTGTCCTGGAAGCTCAGCGCGGCGCTGGTGCCTTACCTCAGCGTGAGCACCTCCTTCCTGCCGCAGGCGGGGCAGGATGCGGCAGGCCGGCCCTTCGCTCCCAGCCACGGGCGACAGGTCGAGGCCGGCATCAAGTTCCAGCCGCAAGCCGGACGGGTGCTGTACACCGCAGCGCTGTACCAGATCAGCAAGGATCACGTGCTCTCCAGCGATCCCGACAATGCCAATTTCTCCGTCGACCAGAGTCAGGTGCGTTCGCGCGGACTGGAGCTGGAAGCACGCGGCGCGCTGCGGCCGGGGCTCAATCTGCAGGCGGCCTATAGCTATACGCAGGCGATCAACACGGCGCACGCCGACCCGACTCTGGTGGGCAAGGCGCCGATGCTGGTCCCGCGTCAGGCCGCCAGCCTGTGGCTGGACTACACGCCGGGCGCGCCGCTGCCCGGCCTGGGCATGGGGGCCGGCGTGCGCTATGCCGGGGCCAGCTACGCCAATGCCGCCAACACCGTACGCAACGCCGCCACGGTCCTGCTGGACGCCATGCTGCGCCTGGATCAGGGCCATTGGCGCTATGCCCTCAACGTCAGCAACCTGACCAACCGGCACACCACCTCTTGCCTGGCCGAACCCACGCTGACCTGTTTCTGGGGTGAGCAGCGCATGGCGGTGCTCAGCGCCCGCTATCGCTGGTAG
- a CDS encoding FecR domain-containing protein — MPATSSPAASPDPVLEQAIAWLVRLRAQAGHSAADAALQARIDAWRAEDARHEAVWSELMAAEAQFQRLVALPVSPAQWQQPLSALARARGRRQSRRRWLGGVALGLGGVALVTLAGRQAGLFDQIDGQRYATGTGDQRRVVLGDGTRLALNTDTAVRLHFDAGQRLLALQRGEIFIDTGADALSPRHRPFLVQTAQARLQALGTRFAVRQQEGVTRLTVLEGRVAVNPGQGTGVVIAPGETVEIDGLGSLQRQATGAAAMDPTAWLDGTLVARQMRLGEVVAEMARYRHGWLQCDDEAASLLVSGVFQLRDSEAALDALAQALPVAIERRTRFWVRVVALNGR, encoded by the coding sequence ATGCCCGCCACTTCATCGCCCGCCGCCTCGCCCGATCCGGTCCTGGAGCAGGCCATCGCCTGGCTGGTCAGGCTGCGTGCCCAGGCCGGCCATAGTGCGGCCGATGCCGCATTGCAGGCCCGCATCGATGCCTGGCGCGCCGAGGATGCCCGTCATGAGGCCGTGTGGTCCGAACTCATGGCCGCGGAAGCGCAATTCCAGCGCCTGGTGGCCCTGCCCGTGTCCCCGGCACAATGGCAGCAACCGCTGTCGGCACTGGCCCGCGCGCGCGGCCGCCGTCAGTCGCGGCGCCGCTGGCTGGGCGGCGTGGCCCTGGGCCTGGGCGGTGTCGCGCTGGTCACGCTGGCGGGGCGTCAGGCGGGCCTGTTCGACCAGATCGACGGTCAGCGTTACGCCACCGGCACGGGTGACCAGCGGCGCGTGGTGCTGGGGGATGGCACGCGGCTGGCGTTGAATACCGATACCGCCGTGCGCCTGCATTTCGATGCCGGGCAGCGCCTGCTGGCCTTGCAGCGCGGCGAAATCTTCATCGATACCGGTGCCGATGCGCTTTCACCCCGGCATCGTCCTTTCCTCGTACAGACCGCACAGGCCCGCCTGCAGGCCTTGGGCACGCGCTTTGCGGTGCGCCAGCAGGAGGGCGTCACGCGCCTGACGGTGCTGGAAGGCCGGGTGGCCGTCAACCCAGGGCAGGGCACCGGGGTCGTCATCGCGCCCGGCGAGACGGTGGAGATCGATGGCCTGGGCAGCCTGCAACGGCAAGCCACCGGGGCCGCCGCGATGGACCCCACGGCCTGGCTCGACGGCACGCTGGTGGCCCGCCAGATGCGGCTGGGCGAGGTGGTGGCCGAGATGGCGCGCTACCGCCACGGCTGGCTGCAGTGCGACGACGAGGCGGCGTCCTTGCTGGTGTCGGGCGTGTTCCAGCTGCGCGACAGCGAGGCTGCGCTGGATGCGCTGGCCCAGGCGCTGCCGGTGGCCATCGAACGGCGCACGCGGTTTTGGGTCCGGGTGGTGGCGCTGAACGGCCGATAA
- a CDS encoding sigma-70 family RNA polymerase sigma factor — protein MPVPPTADAQHVQTLYREHHGWLQQWLRRRLGCSVDAADLAQDTFLRVLGKPQALADLREPRAWLSRIAHGLVVDKVRRDEVERACLEAIAHLPAPEVISPEARMLLVEALAAIDAMLDGLGARAREAFLMSRLEDLSYAQIAQRMGVSLSSVEKYMAASIRHCYLMRQAWQAS, from the coding sequence ATGCCCGTCCCGCCCACCGCCGACGCCCAGCACGTCCAGACGCTCTATCGCGAGCATCATGGCTGGCTGCAGCAGTGGCTGCGGCGGCGTCTGGGCTGTAGTGTGGATGCGGCCGATCTGGCGCAGGATACTTTCCTGCGTGTGCTGGGCAAGCCGCAGGCGCTGGCCGACCTGCGCGAGCCGCGCGCCTGGCTCAGCCGCATCGCGCACGGGCTGGTGGTGGACAAGGTGCGGCGTGATGAAGTCGAGCGCGCCTGCCTGGAGGCCATCGCCCATTTGCCGGCGCCGGAGGTGATCTCGCCCGAGGCGCGCATGCTGCTGGTGGAGGCGCTGGCTGCCATTGACGCCATGCTCGACGGCCTGGGCGCCCGGGCGCGCGAAGCCTTTCTGATGTCCCGTCTGGAAGACCTGAGCTACGCGCAGATTGCCCAGCGCATGGGTGTCTCGCTCAGCAGCGTCGAAAAATACATGGCCGCGTCGATCCGCCATTGCTACCTGATGCGGCAAGCCTGGCAGGCGAGCTAG